A single window of Acidimicrobiales bacterium DNA harbors:
- a CDS encoding asparagine synthase-related protein yields MNLLLAAVGRPPAEVDAMVDAVVATYGVGRDAVALLGDPAGAARLGVLSDGGGVLGRAGDGSVALAAVGSFARSWPAGDGGRPTGDPDRAAAWLLDRYRTHGDAFLDGVPGEWAVVVVDSGAGRLHAATSANQFHRLFVADRGDGVVLSTQLVVAGAALGEDLRVDRSYEDFLLGWEFLPDGRTVYRGVRTLPGGALHSWPGASRPIAPPAEAWDGPVPATEAEAVDALYTVFMDTLAEQAGVEQDQAVLLGGFDSALVAAGLHRLGRRVTTFTFHFEDPTYNQRNTDVLARHLGSTHVDVPITAEVIGEGLARYSAVFNQPGHQPHYQLHTVAACAEARRRGFVHALTGDGCDNVFLGYPTVHRRATFAQRLGRVPAPVLSAALRAASPRVVEDRLGHVWRMGYGLVENLRRPWPTRGHLGPRVVNDLSLRRLRVGAPPPQAEPVDAVLDRLAAGLDDVDPYRLAFRGKGLSGQSKTKVEGASAWTGVAMSSPYLHGRVKSFATALPVALLRPGEGTAAATGKYVLMRMAEEKGLLPAEIVHQPKQSPVDSPVDRWYAGPLRDDVLALLDGLPFAWDRRYVEGLLRRRWAEDVYREKVSIGHYADHVVGILASYASFTARAG; encoded by the coding sequence GTGAACCTGCTGCTCGCCGCCGTCGGGCGCCCGCCGGCGGAGGTCGACGCCATGGTCGACGCCGTCGTCGCCACCTACGGCGTCGGGCGGGACGCGGTCGCCCTGCTCGGCGACCCGGCCGGCGCCGCCCGCCTCGGCGTGCTGTCCGACGGCGGCGGCGTGCTCGGGCGGGCCGGCGACGGCAGCGTGGCCCTCGCCGCCGTCGGCTCCTTCGCCCGCTCGTGGCCGGCCGGCGACGGCGGTCGCCCCACTGGCGACCCCGACCGGGCGGCGGCCTGGCTGCTCGACCGCTACCGCACCCATGGGGACGCCTTCCTCGACGGCGTGCCGGGCGAGTGGGCGGTGGTCGTGGTGGACAGCGGCGCCGGCCGCCTGCACGCGGCCACGAGCGCCAACCAGTTCCACCGCCTGTTCGTGGCCGACCGGGGCGACGGCGTCGTGCTGTCCACCCAGCTGGTGGTGGCCGGCGCCGCGCTGGGCGAGGACCTGCGGGTCGACCGCTCCTACGAGGACTTCCTGCTCGGCTGGGAGTTCCTCCCCGACGGCCGCACCGTCTACCGGGGCGTCCGCACCCTGCCGGGCGGGGCCCTCCACTCCTGGCCCGGCGCCTCCCGGCCGATCGCCCCGCCGGCCGAGGCGTGGGACGGCCCCGTGCCGGCCACCGAGGCGGAGGCCGTCGACGCCCTCTACACGGTGTTCATGGACACGCTGGCCGAGCAGGCCGGCGTCGAGCAGGACCAGGCCGTGCTCCTCGGCGGGTTCGACTCGGCCCTCGTGGCCGCCGGCCTCCACCGCCTCGGGCGCCGGGTCACGACGTTCACGTTCCACTTCGAGGACCCGACCTACAACCAGCGCAACACCGACGTGCTGGCCCGCCACCTCGGCAGCACCCACGTCGACGTCCCGATCACCGCGGAGGTGATCGGCGAGGGGCTGGCCCGGTACTCGGCGGTGTTCAACCAGCCCGGCCACCAGCCCCACTACCAGCTGCACACGGTGGCGGCGTGCGCGGAGGCCCGGCGCCGCGGGTTCGTCCACGCGCTGACCGGCGACGGCTGCGACAACGTGTTCCTCGGCTACCCGACCGTCCACCGCCGGGCCACGTTCGCCCAGCGCCTCGGCCGGGTGCCGGCGCCCGTGCTGTCCGCCGCGCTGCGGGCGGCGTCGCCCCGGGTCGTGGAGGACCGGCTCGGCCACGTGTGGCGGATGGGCTACGGGCTGGTCGAGAACCTCCGGCGCCCCTGGCCGACGCGGGGCCACCTCGGGCCGCGCGTCGTCAACGACCTGTCGCTCCGGCGGCTGCGGGTGGGCGCCCCGCCGCCCCAGGCCGAGCCGGTCGACGCCGTCCTCGACCGCCTCGCCGCCGGCCTCGACGACGTCGACCCCTACCGCCTCGCCTTCCGGGGCAAGGGCCTGTCCGGGCAGAGCAAGACGAAGGTCGAGGGCGCGTCGGCGTGGACCGGGGTCGCGATGAGCTCGCCCTACCTGCACGGCCGGGTGAAGTCCTTCGCCACGGCCCTGCCGGTGGCGCTGCTGCGGCCGGGGGAGGGCACGGCGGCGGCGACCGGGAAGTACGTGCTGATGCGGATGGCCGAGGAGAAGGGCCTGCTGCCGGCCGAGATCGTCCACCAGCCGAAGCAGTCGCCCGTCGACTCGCCCGTCGACCGCTGGTACGCCGGGCCGCTGCGGGACGACGTGCTGGCGCTGCTCGACGGCCTGCCCTTCGCCTGGGACCGCCGCTACGTCGAGGGCCTGCTGCGGCGGCGGTGGGCCGAGGACGTGTACCGGGAGAAGGTGTCGATCGGCCACTACGCCGACCACGTCGTCGGCATCCTGGCCTCGTACGCCAGCTTCACCGCCCGGGCGGGGTGA
- the moeB gene encoding molybdopterin-synthase adenylyltransferase MoeB, which yields MASFRDLLAQTKAEIREVTTAEAADARSRPGTVFLDVREPDEHAQGAIPGAVHIPRGTLETSIENRVVDHDAPIVVFCAGGTRSAFAAKTLAELGYRDVVSMVGGFNRWKDEGRDWSVPRTLTPEQQRRYSRHLLLPEVGVEGQQKLLESRVLLLGAGGLGSPAALYLAAAGVGTIGIVDMDVVDDSNLQRQILHNMERLGERKVDSAKKTLTALNPDVDVVAYDVRLGADNVLDVIGGYDVVIDGADNFPSRYLLNDASLKAGVPVVHGSIFRFEGQATVFAPHDGPCYRCMIPEPPPAELAPSCAEAGVLGVLPGIVGSIQALEAIKLLLGLGDSLVGRLLAYDALEQSFRTYRVNRDPACPACSVPPEQLVIAEYDELCMPHPLQPPS from the coding sequence ATGGCCAGCTTCCGGGACCTGCTCGCCCAGACGAAGGCGGAGATCCGCGAGGTGACGACCGCCGAGGCGGCCGACGCCCGGTCCCGCCCCGGCACCGTCTTCCTCGACGTCCGCGAGCCCGACGAGCACGCCCAGGGCGCCATCCCCGGCGCCGTGCACATCCCGAGGGGCACGCTCGAGACCAGCATCGAGAACCGGGTGGTCGACCACGACGCCCCGATCGTCGTGTTCTGCGCCGGCGGCACCCGCTCGGCCTTCGCGGCGAAGACCCTCGCCGAGCTGGGCTACCGCGACGTCGTCTCCATGGTGGGCGGCTTCAACCGCTGGAAGGACGAGGGCCGCGACTGGTCCGTCCCCCGCACCCTCACCCCCGAGCAGCAGCGCCGCTACTCCCGGCACCTCCTGCTCCCCGAGGTGGGCGTCGAGGGCCAGCAGAAGCTGCTCGAGAGCCGGGTCCTCCTGCTCGGCGCCGGCGGCCTCGGCTCCCCCGCCGCCCTCTACCTGGCCGCGGCCGGCGTGGGCACCATCGGCATCGTCGACATGGACGTGGTCGACGACTCGAACCTCCAGCGCCAGATCCTCCACAACATGGAGCGGCTGGGCGAGCGCAAGGTCGACTCGGCGAAGAAGACCCTGACGGCGCTGAACCCCGACGTGGACGTGGTCGCCTACGACGTCCGCCTCGGCGCCGACAACGTGCTCGACGTCATCGGCGGCTACGACGTCGTGATCGACGGGGCCGACAACTTCCCGAGCCGGTACCTGCTGAACGACGCCTCGCTCAAGGCCGGCGTGCCCGTCGTCCACGGCTCGATCTTCCGCTTCGAGGGGCAGGCGACGGTCTTCGCCCCCCACGACGGCCCCTGCTACCGCTGCATGATCCCCGAGCCGCCGCCGGCCGAGCTGGCCCCGTCGTGCGCCGAGGCCGGGGTGCTCGGCGTGCTGCCCGGCATCGTCGGCTCCATCCAGGCCCTCGAGGCCATCAAGCTGCTGCTCGGCCTGGGGGACAGCCTGGTCGGCCGCCTCCTCGCCTACGACGCGCTGGAGCAGTCGTTCCGCACCTACCGGGTCAACCGGGACCCGGCCTGCCCGGCCTGCTCGGTCCCGCCCGAGCAGCTGGTGATCGCCGAGTACGACGAGCTCTGCATGCCGCACCCCCTCCAGCCCCCCTCGTAG
- a CDS encoding AI-2E family transporter has product MPAAPGVPRPAAPDDRSGAATATAAATGDPPTDEAPAPPDGRSRDDVNPSQDAPSGPAPTGDRASGQAATPAPTPAGGAPNAVAAPAAGPVPADDPAGLAAPAPVRTVDLDPRSVVVAMIAFAVIVAGTGVVRSATRTLTWCLIATLLALALNPLVGAVQRRLHVKRGVGVAAVLAALVLAVTLAAVVLGPPAVRQARDLDEEIPSVVEDLDSLPLIGETLRDNDVPARVQAFLEDFPERLAGDTSPIEGAARAVLGGLLAAVATLLVTVALLLDGDRLVRRARRLVPHRYRPRVERMGDLFYRIVGKYFAGSLLVASIAGTTVLVVALVLGLPLAPLIAVWVAVFDLVPQIGGAAGGIPFVLLGFTQGATTGVVCAVFFVLYLQFENNVLQPLVVGDAVDLSPPATMIAALIGVSAAGVPGALVSVPLLGAAKAVYLELRPGRRPPPRAEKGRPGRISRLVARLRRRRTTTDRRHPDAR; this is encoded by the coding sequence ATGCCGGCCGCGCCCGGGGTGCCCCGGCCCGCCGCCCCCGACGACCGCTCGGGGGCCGCCACGGCAACGGCCGCCGCGACCGGCGACCCGCCCACCGACGAGGCGCCGGCGCCGCCCGACGGCCGCAGCCGGGACGACGTCAACCCGAGCCAGGACGCGCCGTCCGGACCAGCGCCGACCGGCGACCGAGCCTCGGGCCAGGCCGCGACCCCGGCCCCCACCCCAGCCGGCGGCGCGCCCAACGCGGTCGCGGCCCCGGCGGCGGGGCCGGTCCCGGCGGACGACCCGGCGGGGCTGGCGGCGCCGGCGCCGGTGCGCACGGTCGACCTCGACCCGCGCTCGGTCGTCGTCGCCATGATCGCCTTCGCCGTCATCGTCGCCGGCACCGGCGTCGTCCGGTCGGCGACCCGCACGCTCACGTGGTGCCTGATCGCCACCCTGCTCGCGCTCGCGCTGAACCCGCTGGTCGGCGCCGTGCAGCGGCGGTTGCACGTGAAGCGGGGGGTCGGCGTGGCGGCCGTGCTCGCCGCCCTCGTCCTCGCCGTCACCCTCGCGGCCGTCGTCCTCGGCCCGCCGGCCGTGCGCCAGGCCCGCGACCTCGACGAGGAGATCCCGTCGGTCGTCGAGGACCTCGACTCGCTCCCGCTCATCGGCGAGACCCTGCGGGACAACGACGTGCCGGCCCGGGTCCAGGCCTTCCTCGAGGACTTCCCCGAGCGCCTGGCCGGCGACACCAGCCCGATCGAGGGCGCGGCCCGGGCCGTGCTCGGCGGCCTCCTCGCCGCCGTCGCCACCCTCCTCGTCACCGTCGCCCTGCTCCTCGACGGCGACCGCCTCGTCCGCCGGGCCCGCCGCCTCGTCCCCCACCGCTACCGCCCCCGGGTCGAGCGGATGGGCGACCTCTTCTACCGGATCGTCGGCAAGTACTTCGCCGGCTCGCTGCTGGTGGCGTCGATCGCGGGGACGACCGTGCTCGTCGTCGCCCTCGTCCTCGGCCTGCCCCTCGCCCCGCTCATCGCCGTGTGGGTGGCCGTGTTCGACCTCGTCCCCCAGATCGGCGGCGCCGCCGGCGGCATCCCGTTCGTGCTGCTCGGCTTCACCCAGGGGGCGACCACCGGCGTGGTGTGCGCCGTGTTCTTCGTCCTCTACCTCCAGTTCGAGAACAACGTGCTCCAGCCCCTCGTGGTCGGCGACGCCGTGGACCTGTCCCCGCCGGCGACGATGATCGCCGCGCTGATCGGCGTCTCGGCCGCCGGGGTGCCCGGCGCGCTGGTGTCGGTGCCGCTCCTCGGCGCGGCGAAGGCCGTGTACCTCGAGCTGCGGCCGGGGCGGCGCCCGCCGCCGCGGGCCGAGAAGGGCCGGCCGGGGCGGATCTCGCGCCTGGTCGCCCGCCTGCGCCGCCGCCGGACGACCACGGACCGTCGGCACCCCGACGCTCGGTAG
- a CDS encoding cob(I)yrinic acid a,c-diamide adenosyltransferase, whose translation MKIYTRKGDDGTTGLLYGGRVPKDSPLPRAYGTVDEAQAVLGLARAECARGSELDVLLTRIERELWVLMGELATAPENRSKLTAGQSLVTPEMASALEGVIDDLSTRFEPLTDFVVPGQNRVAALLDLARTVVRRAERHAVAADLPPESEVVRYLNRLSDLLWTMARWQEGGESLTTRSVEG comes from the coding sequence ATGAAGATCTACACCCGCAAGGGTGACGACGGCACGACCGGCCTGCTCTACGGCGGCCGGGTGCCGAAGGACTCGCCGCTGCCGCGGGCGTACGGGACCGTCGACGAGGCCCAGGCCGTGCTCGGGCTGGCCAGGGCCGAGTGCGCCAGGGGGAGCGAGCTCGACGTCCTGCTGACCCGGATCGAGCGGGAGCTGTGGGTGCTGATGGGCGAGCTGGCGACGGCCCCCGAGAACCGGTCGAAGCTGACGGCGGGGCAGTCGCTCGTCACCCCCGAGATGGCGTCGGCCCTCGAGGGCGTGATCGACGACCTGTCGACCCGGTTCGAGCCGCTGACCGACTTCGTGGTCCCCGGCCAGAACCGGGTGGCCGCGCTGCTCGACCTCGCCCGGACGGTCGTGCGCCGGGCCGAGCGCCACGCCGTGGCCGCCGACCTGCCGCCCGAGTCGGAGGTCGTGCGCTACCTCAACCGCCTGTCGGACCTGCTGTGGACGATGGCGCGGTGGCAGGAGGGTGGTGAGTCGCTGACCACGCGTAGCGTGGAGGGATGA
- a CDS encoding polysaccharide pyruvyl transferase family protein: MPGPSILIVNQHGENRGDEAALRAMLHGFRERLVDPHFTVLLEVRDRQLPLDLGDDVEVLHELDLLPGAAGLALLALGLRVRRLLPGTAGRLADAYERADLVVSAPGGPYFGDGYWRNEPVHWFLAWLGVRRRKPVFYYAPSAGPFRLRLLNPVRRALFRRLARPLAVREERSAVHLRELLGPAAPVEVTADSALQRRLPPAPREDGDDRFVVAVSALRWRWPGHPDPDGAQAAYDAAVVAGLAHLADRRPDAHLRFFPQLYGARHSDVPYLRSLAERLPAGTSWEVVDPGLDSDGQQRLLGASDLVLAGRYHPQVFAVAAGVPGVCVAYEHKARGLMEAVGLGDLVIDAATVTPAGLAKAFDRVLDERDAIAARLREAAAHLERRSARTTTMAVAAMRAGGRR, translated from the coding sequence GTGCCCGGGCCGAGCATCCTCATCGTCAACCAGCACGGGGAGAACCGGGGCGACGAGGCCGCGCTGCGGGCCATGCTCCACGGGTTCAGGGAGCGCCTCGTCGACCCCCACTTCACCGTCCTGCTCGAGGTGCGGGACCGGCAGCTCCCCCTCGACCTCGGCGACGACGTCGAGGTCCTCCACGAGCTCGACCTGCTGCCCGGCGCCGCCGGCCTCGCCCTGCTGGCCCTCGGCCTGCGGGTGCGGCGGCTGCTGCCGGGGACGGCCGGGCGGCTGGCCGACGCTTACGAGCGGGCCGACCTCGTCGTGTCCGCCCCCGGCGGCCCCTACTTCGGCGACGGCTACTGGCGCAACGAGCCGGTCCACTGGTTCCTCGCCTGGCTCGGGGTGCGGCGGCGGAAGCCGGTCTTCTACTACGCCCCGTCGGCCGGGCCCTTCCGGCTGCGCCTGCTCAACCCGGTCAGGCGGGCGCTCTTCCGCCGCCTGGCCCGCCCGCTCGCCGTCCGGGAGGAGCGGTCGGCCGTCCACCTGCGGGAGCTGCTCGGCCCGGCCGCGCCCGTCGAGGTGACGGCGGACAGCGCCCTCCAGCGCCGCCTGCCGCCGGCGCCGAGGGAGGACGGGGACGACCGCTTCGTCGTCGCCGTCTCCGCCCTGCGCTGGCGCTGGCCCGGCCACCCCGACCCGGACGGGGCCCAGGCCGCCTACGACGCCGCCGTCGTGGCCGGCCTGGCCCACCTCGCCGACCGCCGGCCCGACGCCCACCTCCGCTTCTTCCCCCAGCTCTACGGCGCCCGCCACTCGGACGTGCCCTACCTCCGCTCGCTGGCCGAGCGCCTGCCCGCCGGCACCAGCTGGGAGGTCGTCGACCCCGGCCTCGACAGCGACGGCCAGCAGCGCCTGCTCGGCGCGAGCGACCTGGTGCTGGCCGGCCGCTACCACCCGCAGGTCTTCGCCGTCGCCGCCGGCGTCCCGGGGGTGTGCGTGGCCTACGAGCACAAGGCCAGGGGGCTCATGGAGGCGGTCGGGCTGGGCGACCTCGTGATCGACGCGGCCACCGTCACCCCCGCCGGGCTGGCCAAGGCGTTCGACCGGGTGCTGGACGAGCGCGACGCCATCGCCGCCCGCCTCCGCGAGGCGGCCGCCCACCTCGAGCGCCGGTCGGCGCGGACGACGACGATGGCCGTCGCCGCCATGCGCGCCGGGGGCCGCCGGTGA
- a CDS encoding leucyl aminopeptidase — translation MIRFEPAASLPADVEAVGIPVLSDRFDDVSVDVDWSFLTLQGFEGKVGEVQVLPGDGAVRIAVGLGSSAEVTPKVVRRAAAALARAASRRESLATTLLEVVPGSDRGRAAQALAEGMALASYRFSRYKRDPKAPKLERVAVVVGGSGVEALGGVRDGLDRGTVISRAVMWARDLVNEPGGTLTPRVLAEAASAVADPDRGLTVEVLDEVDIEAAGLGGLLGVNRGSSEPPRFIRATYEPPGGEATATIALVGKGITFDAGGLSIKTAEGMFGMKDDMAGGAAVLGAMSALPELGVRVRVLAYVPATDNMLGGDATRPGDVLKIRNGTTVEVVNTDAEGRLILADALSMAAEERPDAIVDLATLTGAMQVALGDRYAGVMGNDERVVRAVLSAAERAGEPMWPMPLPEEYRSRLDSPVADLRNTGTGRYGGALVAGLFLKEFVDGVPWAHVDMPGPAMSEEESDERTKGATGFGVRTLIELLTTFEPLGG, via the coding sequence ATGATCCGATTCGAGCCTGCCGCCTCCCTGCCCGCCGACGTGGAGGCCGTCGGCATCCCCGTGCTCTCCGACCGCTTCGACGACGTGTCGGTCGACGTCGACTGGTCGTTCCTGACCCTCCAGGGGTTCGAGGGCAAGGTCGGCGAGGTCCAGGTGCTCCCCGGCGACGGGGCGGTGCGGATCGCCGTCGGCCTCGGCAGCTCGGCCGAGGTGACGCCGAAGGTCGTCCGCCGGGCGGCGGCCGCGCTGGCGCGCGCCGCGTCCCGCCGGGAGTCGCTGGCGACGACCCTGCTCGAGGTCGTCCCCGGGTCCGACCGCGGGCGGGCGGCCCAGGCCCTGGCCGAGGGGATGGCGCTGGCGTCGTACCGGTTCAGCCGTTACAAGCGCGACCCCAAGGCGCCCAAGCTCGAGCGGGTCGCCGTCGTGGTCGGGGGCTCGGGGGTCGAGGCCCTCGGCGGCGTCCGCGACGGGCTCGACCGGGGCACGGTGATCAGCCGGGCGGTCATGTGGGCGCGCGACCTCGTGAACGAGCCGGGCGGCACGCTCACCCCGCGCGTGCTGGCCGAGGCGGCCTCCGCCGTCGCCGACCCCGACCGCGGGCTCACCGTCGAGGTCCTCGACGAGGTCGACATCGAGGCGGCCGGCCTGGGCGGGCTGCTCGGCGTCAACCGCGGCTCGTCCGAGCCGCCCCGCTTCATCCGCGCCACCTACGAGCCGCCGGGCGGCGAGGCGACGGCGACGATCGCACTCGTCGGCAAGGGGATCACGTTCGACGCCGGCGGCCTGTCGATCAAGACGGCCGAGGGCATGTTCGGGATGAAGGACGACATGGCCGGCGGCGCCGCCGTGCTCGGCGCCATGTCGGCCCTGCCCGAGCTCGGCGTGCGGGTCCGCGTGCTCGCCTACGTGCCGGCCACCGACAACATGCTCGGCGGCGACGCCACCCGCCCGGGCGACGTGCTGAAGATCCGCAACGGCACGACCGTCGAGGTCGTCAACACCGACGCCGAGGGCCGCCTGATCCTGGCCGACGCCCTGTCCATGGCGGCCGAGGAGCGGCCCGACGCCATCGTCGACCTCGCCACGCTCACCGGCGCCATGCAGGTCGCCCTCGGCGACCGCTACGCCGGGGTGATGGGCAACGACGAGCGGGTGGTTAGGGCCGTGCTGTCCGCCGCCGAGCGGGCCGGCGAGCCGATGTGGCCGATGCCGCTGCCCGAGGAGTACCGGTCGCGGCTCGACTCGCCGGTCGCCGACCTCCGCAACACCGGCACCGGCCGCTACGGCGGCGCCCTCGTGGCCGGGCTGTTCCTGAAGGAGTTCGTCGACGGCGTGCCCTGGGCCCACGTCGACATGCCGGGCCCGGCGATGAGCGAGGAGGAGTCGGACGAGCGCACCAAGGGCGCCACCGGCTTCGGCGTCCGCACGCTCATCGAGCTGCTCACCACGTTCGAGCCGCTCGGCGGCTGA
- a CDS encoding AI-2E family transporter codes for MPERPGEVPASRGPVRERLRLSNRSVVAAVAILGATLVALRMFAAATRVLGWVLVATVLAGLLHPVIAALDRRLPRGLAIVTVAVGLVALVALVTYGAVDDLQGELRRLQDAAPEAAAELERSESLGEFATEFQLSARVREFTHELPERLRGGDAAAALRSAATRFVAFLATGVLTLFLLVHGRRILGAGARQIRDERRRALLERVVSGAYRRAWRYVAATIGRAMLAGLAAAAVCRLADVPAASVLGIWVAVWSLVPLLGLVVGAAPIVLLATAGTPAKGAAVAGIFVVFQVFDSALFQRRIEDRSLKIGPVLSLVAGMIGFELYGAGGALVTWVLAVVVVAAADELAPTDQHDLVHEADALLPGDEVDETAVAPAAVGSPPHEDLHPQG; via the coding sequence ATGCCCGAACGGCCCGGGGAGGTGCCGGCGTCCCGGGGGCCGGTACGGGAGCGCCTGCGGCTGAGCAACCGCTCCGTCGTGGCGGCGGTCGCCATCCTCGGCGCCACCCTCGTCGCCCTCCGCATGTTCGCCGCCGCCACCCGGGTGCTCGGCTGGGTGCTCGTCGCCACCGTCCTCGCCGGCCTGCTCCACCCCGTGATCGCCGCCCTCGACCGGCGGCTGCCCCGCGGGCTCGCCATCGTCACCGTCGCCGTCGGGCTCGTCGCCCTCGTCGCGCTCGTCACCTACGGCGCCGTCGACGACCTCCAGGGCGAGCTGCGCCGGCTCCAGGACGCCGCGCCGGAGGCGGCCGCCGAGCTGGAGCGCTCGGAGTCGCTCGGCGAGTTCGCCACCGAGTTCCAGCTGAGCGCCCGGGTCCGGGAGTTCACCCACGAGCTGCCCGAGCGCCTGCGGGGCGGCGACGCCGCGGCCGCCCTCCGCTCGGCCGCCACCCGCTTCGTCGCCTTCCTCGCGACGGGGGTGCTCACCCTGTTCCTGCTCGTCCACGGCCGGCGCATCCTCGGCGCCGGTGCCCGCCAGATCCGGGACGAGCGCCGCCGAGCCCTCCTCGAGCGGGTCGTCAGCGGCGCCTACCGGCGGGCCTGGCGCTACGTGGCCGCCACGATCGGCCGGGCCATGCTGGCCGGCCTCGCCGCCGCGGCCGTCTGCCGGCTCGCCGACGTGCCGGCGGCCAGCGTGCTCGGCATCTGGGTCGCGGTGTGGAGCCTCGTCCCGCTGCTCGGGCTGGTCGTCGGCGCCGCCCCGATCGTCCTCCTCGCCACGGCCGGCACGCCGGCCAAGGGGGCGGCCGTCGCCGGCATCTTCGTGGTCTTCCAGGTCTTCGACAGCGCCCTCTTCCAGCGCCGCATCGAGGACCGCTCGCTGAAGATCGGCCCCGTGCTCAGCCTCGTCGCCGGGATGATCGGCTTCGAGCTCTACGGCGCCGGCGGCGCCCTCGTCACGTGGGTGCTGGCGGTGGTCGTCGTGGCCGCCGCCGACGAGCTCGCCCCGACCGACCAGCACGACCTGGTGCACGAGGCCGACGCGCTGCTGCCGGGCGACGAGGTGGACGAGACCGCCGTCGCCCCGGCCGCCGTAGGCTCGCCGCCCCATGAAGATCTACACCCGCAAGGGTGA
- a CDS encoding NAD-dependent deacylase has product MVTDDLDEVRRWIDLADRVVVLTGAGISTDSGIPDFRGPNGVWTRNPAAEKTATLSHYLADPDVRRQAWQNRLHSPAWTAEPNAGHLALVALERRGKLHALLTQNIDGLHQKAGNDPGLVVELHGTIREVVCMDCGEQAPMQRALDRVRAGEADPPCRTCGGILKSATISFGQALVPSVIERAQRAAAECDLLLAVGSTLSVWPAAGVVPRAKQAGARVVIVNAGPTDMDGLADAVLRGSIGGVLPAIVGAPADAAAEYPTD; this is encoded by the coding sequence ATGGTGACCGACGACCTCGACGAGGTGCGCCGCTGGATCGACCTCGCCGACCGGGTCGTGGTGCTGACCGGGGCCGGGATCTCGACCGACTCCGGCATCCCCGACTTCCGGGGGCCCAACGGCGTGTGGACGAGGAACCCGGCCGCCGAGAAGACCGCCACCCTGTCGCACTACCTGGCCGACCCCGACGTCCGCCGCCAGGCCTGGCAGAACCGCCTCCACTCGCCGGCGTGGACGGCCGAGCCCAACGCCGGGCACCTCGCCCTCGTCGCCCTCGAGCGCCGGGGAAAGCTCCACGCCCTCCTCACCCAGAACATCGACGGCCTCCACCAGAAGGCCGGCAACGACCCCGGCCTCGTCGTCGAGCTGCACGGCACCATCCGCGAGGTGGTGTGCATGGACTGCGGGGAGCAGGCGCCGATGCAGCGGGCCCTCGACCGGGTGCGGGCCGGCGAGGCCGACCCGCCCTGCCGGACCTGCGGCGGCATCCTCAAGTCGGCGACGATCTCGTTCGGCCAGGCCCTCGTCCCCTCGGTGATCGAGCGGGCCCAGCGGGCGGCGGCCGAGTGCGACCTGCTGCTGGCCGTCGGCTCGACCCTGTCCGTGTGGCCGGCCGCCGGCGTCGTCCCGAGGGCCAAGCAGGCCGGCGCCAGGGTCGTCATCGTGAACGCCGGGCCGACCGACATGGACGGGCTGGCGGACGCCGTCCTCCGGGGCTCGATCGGCGGCGTCCTGCCGGCGATCGTCGGCGCGCCGGCCGACGCCGCGGCGGAATACCCGACCGACTGA